A single window of Melospiza georgiana isolate bMelGeo1 chromosome 19, bMelGeo1.pri, whole genome shotgun sequence DNA harbors:
- the VEZF1 gene encoding vascular endothelial zinc finger 1 yields MEANWTAFLFQAHEASHHQQQAAQNSLLPLLSSAVEPPDQKPILPLPITQKPQPAPETLKDAIVGIKKEKPKTSFVCTYCSKAFRDSYHLRRHESCHTGIKLVSRPKKTPTTMVPLISTIAGDNSRSSLVSTIAGILSTVTTSSSATNPSSSAGATAMAVTQTVKKPSKPVKKNHACEMCGKAFRDVYHLNRHKLSHSDEKPFECPICNQRFKRKDRMTYHVRSHEGGITKPYTCGVCGKGFSRPDHLSCHVKHVHSTERPFKCQTCTAAFATKDRLRTHMVRHEGKVSCNICGKLLSAAYITSHLKTHGQSQSINCNTCKQGINKTCMSEETSNQKQQQQQQQQQQQQQQQQQQQQQQQQQQQQQQQQQQQQQQHVTSWPGKQVETLRLWEEAVKARKKECQFTFEKAIEYVPFEAANLCQTSTAATTPVTLTTPFNITSSVASGTITNPVTVAAAMSMRSPVNVSSAVNISSPMNLGHPVTITSPLSMTSPLTLTTPVNLPTPVTAPVNIAHPVTITSPMNLPTPMTLAGPLNIAMRPVESMPFLPQALPTSPPW; encoded by the exons GCACACGAAGCCTCCCATCACCaacagcaggcagcacagaaCAGTTTGTTGCctctcctgagctctgctgttgAGCCGCCCGATCAGAAGCCGATTCTGCCCTTACCAATAACGCAGAAACCTCAGCCTGCACCAGAAACATTAAAGGATGCTATTGTTGggattaaaaaggaaaaacctaAAACCTCCTTTGTGTGCACTTACTGCAGCAAAGCTTTCAGGGACAGCTACCATTTGAGGCGTCACGAGTCCTGCCACACAGGGATAAAGTTAGTGTCACGGCCAAAGAAAACTCCCACCACAATGGTGCCCCTTATCTCGACCATCGCCGGTGACAACAGCCGGAGTTCGCTGGTTTCGACTATCGCAGGCATCCTGTCCACTGTCACTACGTCTTCCTCTGCCACCAACCCCAGCAGCAGCGCCGGCGCCACGGCCATGGCGGTGACGCAGACGGTGAAGAAGCCCAGCAAGCCCGTGAAGAAGAACCACGCCTGTGAGATGTGTGGGAAGGCCTTCAGGGACGTCTACCACCTCAACCGGCACAAGCTGTCCCACTCGGACGAGAAACCCTTCGAATGTCCCATTTGCAATCAGCGCTTCAAGAGAAAGGATCGCATGACCTACCACGTGAGGTCTCACGAAGGTGGCATCACGAAACCCTACACCTGCGGGGTGTGTGGAAAAGGCTTCTCAAG GCCTGATCATTTAAGCTGTCACGTTAAACATGTTCACTCAACAGAGAGACCCTTCAAATGCCAA ACGTGCACTGCTGCCTTTGCCACCAAAGACAGACTGCGGACACACATGGTGCGCCATGAAGGAAAGGTATCGTGTAATATCTGTGGTAAACTTCTGAGTGCAGCATATATCACCAGCCACTTAAAGACACACGGGCAGAGCCAAAGTATCAACTGTAATACCTGTAAACAAGGCATCAATAAAA CATGCATGAGTGAAGAGACCAGCAACCAgaaacagcaacagcagcagcaacagcagcagcaacaacaacagcagcagcagcagcagcagcaacaacaacagcagcaacagcagcagcagcagcagcaacagcagcagcagcagcagcacgtaACAAGTTGGCCTGGAAAGCAGGTAGAGACCCTGAGATTGTGGGAAGAGGCCGTCAAAGCCAGGAAGAAAG AATGTCAGTTCACCTTTGAGAAGGCTATAGAGTACGTACCATTCG AAGCTGCTAACTTGTGCCAAACCTCCACTGCTGCTACTACGCCTGTGACTCTTACTACTCCATTCAATATAACGTCCTCTGTGGCTTCTGGGACTATCACAAACCCAGTCACAGTGGCAGCTGCAATGAGCATGAGAAGTCCAGTAAATGTATCAAGTGCAGTTAATATTTCCAGTCCGATGAACTTAGGGCATCCTGTAACCATAACCAGTCCTCTGTCCATGACCTCTCCATTAACGCTCACCACCCCGGTGAACCTGCCCACCCCGGTGACCGCTCCAGTGAACATAGCGCACCCCGTCACCATCACGTCCCCCATGAACCTGCCCACCCCCATGACGCTGGCTGGCCCCCTCAACATAGCCATGAGACCAGTGGAGAGCATGCCTTTCCTGCCCCAGGCCTTGcccacctctcctccctggTAA